In a single window of the Bufo bufo chromosome 5, aBufBuf1.1, whole genome shotgun sequence genome:
- the SLC25A32 gene encoding mitochondrial folate transporter/carrier translates to MAAPSAPSPLTVVRQVFGHVQYENLVAGLSGGVISTLVLHPLDLVKIRFAVSDGLELRPKYNGILHCMSSVWKREGLRGLYQGVTPNMWGAGASWGLYFFFYNAMKAYKMEGRAENLTPTEYLLSAAGAGALTLSLTNPIWVTKTRLVLQYDAGVDPTRRQYRGMFHALATIYRQEGIPGLYKGFVPGLLGTSHGALQFMAYEELKMEYNKHLNRPSDTKLNTLEYITTAALSKIFAVMATYPYQVVRARLQDQHNQYSGVIDVIRRTWTKEGFHGFYKGIVANVLRVTPACCITFVVYENVSRFLLGLRKPKE, encoded by the exons ATGGCCGCCCCGTCCGCGCCCTCCCCGCTCACCGTGGTCCGGCAGGTCTTCGGACACGTCCAGTATGAGAACCTGGTGGCCGGCCTGAGCGGGGGCGTCATCTCCACCCTGGTCCTACACCCGCTGGATCTGGTGAAGATCCGCTTCGCAG TAAGTGACGGGCTGGAGCTGCGACCAAAGTACAACGGCATCCTGCACTGCATGTCTTCAGTGTGGAAGCGTGAAGGACTACGCGGCCTCTATCAGGGGGTCACCCCAAATATGTGGGGTGCAGGCGCCTCCTGGGGGCTTTACTTCTTCTT TTATAACGCAATGAAGGCCTACAAGATGGAAGGAAGAGCCGAAAACCTGACTCCAACAGAATACCTCCTGTCCGCTGCCGGGGCTG GTGCCTTAACCCTTTCTTTAACTAACCCAATATGGGTTACAAAGACTCGTCTGGTTCTCCAGTATGATGCTGGTGTTGACCCTACAAGACGACAGTACAGAGGCATGTTCCACGCTCTGGCCACAATCTATAGGCAGGAAGGAATTCCCGGACTGTACAAG GGGTTTGTACCAGGCCTGCTGGGAACCTCACATGGGGCCCTCCAGTTTATGGCCTACGAAGAATTGAAAATGGAGTATAATAAGCATTTAAATCGACCCAGTGACACAAAACTG AACACCTTGGAATACATCACAACGGCTGCCTTGTCAAAGATATTTGCTGTGATGGCTACCTACCCCTATCAAGTGGTGCGTGCTCGTTTACAGGATCAGCACAATCAGTACTCGGGGgtcatagatgttatcagaaggACATGGAC GAAAGAAGGTTTCCATGGCTTCTACAAGGGAATTGTCGCCAATGTTCTGCGAGTGACCCCCGCCTGCTGCATCACCTTTGTAGTCTATGAGAATGTCTCTCGTTTCCTGTTAGGGCTACGGAAACCCAAGGAGTAA